From the genome of Sphingobacteriales bacterium:
CCGCGGGCTTTGCCGTCAATTTTCACCAACTCCAGCATTTCGTGGCGGTTGAACATTTCCACATTGCCTAGTGCAATCTGGCGATTGAGCGCGCTGTATGCGCCGAGCAATAGCTGCTGTCCGGTTTGTCCGCGTGCGTAGAAAGTACGGCGTACCTGCACCCCTCCGAAAGAGCGATTGGCGAGTAAGCCGCCGTATTCGCGGGCGAAGGGCACACCTTGTGCTACGCACTGGTCAATGATGGCGGCACTTACTTCGGCGAGGCGATGCACATTGGCTTCGCGGGCGCGGTAGTCGCCGCCTTTGATGGTGTCGTAAAAAAGACGATAGGTGCTGTCGCCGTCATTTTGGTAGTTTTTGGCGGCGTTGATACCACCCTGTGCGGCGATGGAGTGAGCGCGGCGGGGGCTGTCTTGAAAACAGAATGCTTTGACACGATAACCCAACTCGGCTAAGGTGGCGGCGGCAGAGGCTCCGGCAAGACCAGTGCCTATAATGATGATTTCTATTTTGCGTTTGTTGTGTGGTGCTACCAAAGATACGGTAGATTTATACATTTTCCATTTATCGGCTAATGCACCGGCAGGAATTTTTGCATCTAAGGACATATCGGGAGTTGATTTTTTTTAATTCACAATAATAATAAAAAGAAAAAAAGAACATATCTGCGATTTTTTTAACCGCCGTTCATAGATAGCCACAACATATAAAGCGGCTGTATAGCAAAACCCAAAGGAATACCGATGGAATATAGCAAACCGATGCTTTGTATGATAGGGGTGTATTTATTGTGCATCAAACCCAAAGTGCGGAAAGCACTCTGAAAACCGTGCATCAGGTGATACGACAAAGCTATGAGCGACAATAAATAAAAAGCTACATACCACCATTGCGAAAAAGCAACTTTTACGATTTGATACAAATCTTTATTGCCCCATTGGTCAGTAGGAAGATGGCCGAATTTGTATTCAAACCAAAAACTTTTCATGTGAACTACCAAGAAAAAGAAAATCAAAGCACCCAAGAGTGCCATACTGCGCGATGCCCACGAAGTATTGGAGCGACCCGGCGCACCGGCGGCATAGCGCAGAGGGCGCGACTGGCGGTTGCGATATGCCAAATACAGCCCGTCGAAGGCGTGCAACAGGAAAAAAAGATAAGTGCCCCACGAAGCAATTTTGATAATGGGCGAAGAAGTCATAAGATGCGCATAAGCATTAAAAGACTGCCCACCATCGGGAATGAGCAACTGAAAATTGCCCGCCATGTGTATTACCAAAAACAGGCATAGAAATAAGCCCGTAATTGCCATAATCACTTTTTTGCCGATGGAAGAGGTGAAAAAAGAACGAATCCAACTCATATTATTATACTTGTTTTAGAATGTTTTTATGTTTTTGGAAATACGCCGCCAACACCTCATTCGTTCTTTATCTGTCCGTTCCTATTTTGCGCAAACAGCAAATGCAGGTATCGGCGTTATAAAGTGCTAAGGTAGGTAAAAAAGTACAATTTTTATAATTTAATCGTATCAAAGTTGCTCCTAATATTTTTTTTGGTTTTATTGGATGCCGTCTTTTTTTTCATATTCCTTATTTATAAACAATATCACTATATTTTTACATAAAAAAAGACAATAAAATGACAATTCTTTGTGTGTTTTATCGTTTGTTTGCTGATAGTTTTATTGACCTATTTTTTTTATGGATTTTATTTTTTTATTCTTATATGAAATTTTTAAACGTTTTGCTTGGGGGAATAATATTATGGCTCAATACCTGCCAGATACAGGCACAGAACAGCAAAATAGAAGGCAGTGTGTATGATGCCCACACGCATCTCCCTTTAACAGCTTCTATTGCAATAAGCAGTATGCCATATTTGATATTTTCGGACAAAGAGGGTGCTTACAGCTACGTTTTGCCTACCGGAAAATATGTATTTGGCATTTATGCACCAAACTACGAACCCTTTGTGAGCGATACGCTGCATTTATACGAAGAGGCTACACTTCTTCACAACTTTTTTCTGCAACCTGTTTCAAGTAACAGAGAAGAAGTTTTTGAAATGACAGAAGAAAAGGGAAACCGTGCTGTAGAAATAAAGGCTGTTACCCGCGAAGATTTGGAAGCTATGCCCACAAGAATGGTTGAATCAATTGCTTCAAAAACACTAGGCACTTACGATGCAGCCGCTCATAAAGGAACACCTTACGACCGTAGAATTAATGAAGTAGTTAAAAACGAACCTACAACCGCCTCGCCGCCCCCTTCGTTGCGCAAAGTTAAAGACGAACCTACAAGTGCCGCCTCGCCGACCTCCCCTTTGTTGCGACAAGATGCCGCCGATACAAACCTGCAAGGTAAGCTCACCGCCGGAGAAGTAAACGACTTCGGAAAATGGGAACTGTGGAAAGACCTCACCGAAGGCGAATTGGCGCAGTTTCAACAAATATGGCATTGCCTACCTACACAACGTTTTACGGTGCAGGTGAGCAATAGCGAAGGTTGGGCACTAAGCGATGTGCCGGTGGAGTTGTTGGACGAAAACAAAGTGGTGTTGTGGAGCAGCCGCAGCGACAATACCGGAAAAGCCGAACTGTGGGCAAATTTGTTCCTCGACCACGCCACACAAAATCCCGACAAGCTGCAAGTGCGTGTGGGCAAAGGCAAAAACGAAAAAATATTAAAAAAAATAAAACCTTTTCAGCAAGGTATCAATATGGTGGAATTGCCGAAAGCCGACTGCCACGCTGCCGACTCTTTGGATATTGTGATTGTATTGGACGTAACCGGCTCTATGGGCGATGAACTGCGCTATTTGCAAAAAGAACTCAGCGAAGTGACCGCACAGATAAAAAGCCGACAAAACGACTTGTATATTCGCACAGGGATTGTGCTGTATCAAGATGAAGGCGATTTGTTTGTTACAAAATACTCGGATTTAAACGAAAATATTGATGTAAGCACCGATTTTTTGCAAAAAACCAGATTTGGCGGCGGCGGCGATACACCCGAAGCCTTAGATGTAGCACTCGAAACCGCCGTAGAAAAATTATCGTGGAGCGAGGCAGCGCGGGCGCGGCTAGCTTTTGTTATCACCGATGCGCCGGCACATCAAGATGCCGCCACTTTACAACGCCTCCACAATGCGTTGGCGGCGGCAGCACACAAAGGTATCCGCATCGTGCCGATGGCGTGCAGTGGCATTGATAAAAGCGGCGAATATTTATTGCGCTCTATGGCGTTGGCGTGCAACGGTACTTATACATTTCTGACAGACGACAGTGGTATCGGCAATGCACACATCAAACCCAGCACCGACCACTACGAAGTAGAAACCGCCACCGATTTATTGGTACGCGTGATACAGCAATACAGCAGTGCACCCGCCTGCGACACACCTCCCCCACCGCAAAAATCGCAGCCCGAAGCAGTGACGATAGCCGTTCCGGTGATGAATAAAACAGCAGCCGACAGCCTCTCCCAACAAGAGACGGAGCAGCCTTCGCTGTTATTGCTGAGTTGTTATCCCAATCCCACCTACGGTGCACTCACCATAACTACGACAAGCGGCAGCGTGGGCGGTATGTTGTATGTGGCGGATATGAACGGCAAACTTTTGGCACGATACGATATGTCGGAGCAAACAACGATCGACATTGATTTAAGCCCTTTTCCGGCGGGCATCTACCTTATCAGCTATATTCACCCCGAAACAGAAAAAGCACACAGCGCAAAAATCAGTTTGTTAAGGTGATTGTATAAAATAATTTATTTAACGAATTTAGTACTGTAAGGACTTTCGCCAATAATTGCCCTCAGCATATAAATACCTCTCGGCAAATGTTGTATATCTATCTGATTATCGGGATTTTGTAAAGAAATTTTCAAATTACCCAAAGCATCATAAATATTAACACTTTTTATTTCTTCTATGCTGTGTAAACAAATAAAATTACTCACCGGATTAGGCGAAAGTTGCAATAAATTACTATTAGTATCCTCAAAACCTATTACATCAGGTATGGTTTCAATAATTTCGGTTTGCGTAGTATTAGTAATAACAGGAAAATTATAGTCAAAATAAATATCAGCAGTATTCTCTAATTTGCTACCAATACCTACTGTGTCGACAGCTTTTATTTTAAAAGCTAAAAAACCATGACTCTCTGGCTCGTTGGTGGTGCTATCGGGCAAATTAATATTTTCAAAAAACGCCTCTAAACTATTACCTTCCAAACGCAAACGACATTCATGGCTTGCACCTACCATTCTAAAAGTAGAAATATCTAAGTTCTTAGGTATATCATCTTTTACTACTATATTGAAAGCTTCAGCTGTCCCTGTGTTTTGAAATCGAATTACATAATGTAAATAATTGTCAATATTTTTGACTTCAATTTGTGTACCTTGTAAGCAAATTTTATCATTTGGGTCACAAGAGCCAATAACAGTCTGACGCAGAGCAGAACTGTTATCTTCGGGTGTCTCGTCTGTTTGAGGGTAATCAATATATGCTAAATAACTTAACACATCACCAATATTGACTGCTGGTATTTCTTGTGGTGAATTTACACGTATATGGAAAATAATACTACGACTTTCAAAAGGGTATAAGTTTTCAAAATTCCAACGGAGAAGGTTGTTGCTTTGAGCAGCTAATGATGAGTTGCTATAAATATATTCTAAACGGCTTGCATCGTATTGTAAGCCAATACTTCCATTTTCAATAATTGTGCCCATATTTTGATAAATAATTTGGTATGTTGCATCAAAACCCGGCCTGGCATCAATTAAAGGCATAAGCGTAATCTTTAAATCGTGGTATGTGGAGATAGGTTTGATGCAAAAGTCTTGAGTAATAGTGTCAATATCATTTCCAAAGTTTAAAACTGCCGGAGCAACGGAATAATATGGTATATCATTTAATTGAGGTTGGAGCTTAAAGGTGCCTTCATTACAGTAAAAGTCATATTTACCCGTATGATTACCAATAATATAGCCTTTTCCCTCAACATTATCATATTCAATAATTGGGTTTGTAACAGAAACAGCATTTTCATTGCAGTCGTTGTTGCCCATATCTATTTTAACCGCCCCTGAAACCACATTATAATCATTTCCGCCCGGCTCAAATGAGCAATAATTATTCACCTGACAGGGAGGCATATAAGGTCCGTTGTAAGGATAGCTATTAAGCATATTTATTATTGAAGACATTTGATCCTTATCACAACAGATATACTTAAAAAGTTATTGTACATTATTCCTAAATCGTTGTAAGCATTGGGCTGAACGATATAAGATAATTCATCTCTGCCATTTTTCAAAAATAAAGAACTCATACCATTATTTTGACAAGACAGAAAATTCAACTTGTAGTTGTTAGAAACGTCTAACTTTGCCAAGTTATTACCATTACAGTTCAATGTTTCTAAATTAAAACAGCCTCCCACGTCTAAGTCTGCCAGATTGTTATTAATACACTTTAGTGTTTGCAAATGGTCTAAATCAGAAACATTAAGTACAGATATTTCATTAATACCACAGTCTAAATATTTTAGTTCCGGAAAATTTTCTACTGCCAATTCTGTTATACTATTGTAGTGACAGTCTATATAGTATAATTTTGGCAAGTTATCCAATTTCAATTCAGCAATAAAGTTAGTATAACAAGTAAATTTTTCCAAGTCTGCCAAATTACTCAATACTATAGTATCCGATAATGAGTTTTGATGCACATATAATTGTTGCAAATGATTCAACCCTTCAATTTTTAAACTACTCAGGTCGTTATTAGAGCAATCAAAAAATTTCAGATTAGGCATATTATTCACATCTATAGAAGATATATTATTATTACCCGCATCTATATTTTCTATATTGTACAAATAACCCACTTCTAAATCGGAAATCAAATTTTGGCTGCAATTCAAGTCTTTTAAACTATAACCAAAATTTGATAAATTGAGAGAAGATAACTC
Proteins encoded in this window:
- a CDS encoding VWA domain-containing protein, with the translated sequence MLGGIILWLNTCQIQAQNSKIEGSVYDAHTHLPLTASIAISSMPYLIFSDKEGAYSYVLPTGKYVFGIYAPNYEPFVSDTLHLYEEATLLHNFFLQPVSSNREEVFEMTEEKGNRAVEIKAVTREDLEAMPTRMVESIASKTLGTYDAAAHKGTPYDRRINEVVKNEPTTASPPPSLRKVKDEPTSAASPTSPLLRQDAADTNLQGKLTAGEVNDFGKWELWKDLTEGELAQFQQIWHCLPTQRFTVQVSNSEGWALSDVPVELLDENKVVLWSSRSDNTGKAELWANLFLDHATQNPDKLQVRVGKGKNEKILKKIKPFQQGINMVELPKADCHAADSLDIVIVLDVTGSMGDELRYLQKELSEVTAQIKSRQNDLYIRTGIVLYQDEGDLFVTKYSDLNENIDVSTDFLQKTRFGGGGDTPEALDVALETAVEKLSWSEAARARLAFVITDAPAHQDAATLQRLHNALAAAAHKGIRIVPMACSGIDKSGEYLLRSMALACNGTYTFLTDDSGIGNAHIKPSTDHYEVETATDLLVRVIQQYSSAPACDTPPPPQKSQPEAVTIAVPVMNKTAADSLSQQETEQPSLLLLSCYPNPTYGALTITTTSGSVGGMLYVADMNGKLLARYDMSEQTTIDIDLSPFPAGIYLISYIHPETEKAHSAKISLLR
- a CDS encoding T9SS type A sorting domain-containing protein; translation: MLNSYPYNGPYMPPCQVNNYCSFEPGGNDYNVVSGAVKIDMGNNDCNENAVSVTNPIIEYDNVEGKGYIIGNHTGKYDFYCNEGTFKLQPQLNDIPYYSVAPAVLNFGNDIDTITQDFCIKPISTYHDLKITLMPLIDARPGFDATYQIIYQNMGTIIENGSIGLQYDASRLEYIYSNSSLAAQSNNLLRWNFENLYPFESRSIIFHIRVNSPQEIPAVNIGDVLSYLAYIDYPQTDETPEDNSSALRQTVIGSCDPNDKICLQGTQIEVKNIDNYLHYVIRFQNTGTAEAFNIVVKDDIPKNLDISTFRMVGASHECRLRLEGNSLEAFFENINLPDSTTNEPESHGFLAFKIKAVDTVGIGSKLENTADIYFDYNFPVITNTTQTEIIETIPDVIGFEDTNSNLLQLSPNPVSNFICLHSIEEIKSVNIYDALGNLKISLQNPDNQIDIQHLPRGIYMLRAIIGESPYSTKFVK
- a CDS encoding succinate dehydrogenase cytochrome b subunit, with protein sequence MSWIRSFFTSSIGKKVIMAITGLFLCLFLVIHMAGNFQLLIPDGGQSFNAYAHLMTSSPIIKIASWGTYLFFLLHAFDGLYLAYRNRQSRPLRYAAGAPGRSNTSWASRSMALLGALIFFFLVVHMKSFWFEYKFGHLPTDQWGNKDLYQIVKVAFSQWWYVAFYLLSLIALSYHLMHGFQSAFRTLGLMHNKYTPIIQSIGLLYSIGIPLGFAIQPLYMLWLSMNGG